From a single Sinorhizobium sp. RAC02 genomic region:
- a CDS encoding sn-glycerol-3-phosphate import ATP-binding protein UgpC has translation MASIGIKDVSKIYNGGVTAVSAVNIDIADGEFIVLVGPSGCGKSTLLRMIAGLETISEGSVTIGDRVVNAVDPADRDIAMVFQNYALYPHMSVYENLAYGLKNRRTPKAEIDARVAEAARMLELQPYLERKPRALSGGQRQRVAMGRAIVRKPSAFLFDEPLSNLDAKLRVSMRGEIKRLQRRVGTTSIYVTHDQLEAMTLADRLVVLSGGKIEQIGRPLEVYHRPATTFVASFIGSPAMNLVSGEVHGTKLALGPALIDLGSTVPAQGAVTVGLRAEDLRLHQGLDGSMPFHIDYVEELGAQRLVHGLVGDQPMVAALSAEIPLPETASLSISPSRLHFFDTASGRRIDWAGERTVTASASTVEFVIS, from the coding sequence ATGGCATCGATCGGCATCAAGGACGTATCGAAGATCTACAATGGCGGGGTGACCGCGGTCAGCGCCGTCAACATCGACATCGCCGACGGCGAGTTCATCGTGCTCGTCGGCCCGTCGGGCTGCGGAAAGTCGACGCTGCTGCGCATGATCGCCGGGCTGGAGACGATCAGCGAGGGCAGCGTGACGATCGGCGACCGCGTGGTCAACGCCGTTGATCCGGCCGACCGCGATATCGCCATGGTCTTCCAGAACTACGCGCTCTACCCGCACATGTCGGTTTACGAAAACCTTGCCTATGGCCTGAAGAACCGTCGCACGCCGAAGGCGGAGATCGATGCACGCGTGGCGGAGGCCGCCCGCATGCTGGAACTCCAGCCCTATCTGGAACGCAAGCCCCGCGCGCTGTCCGGCGGCCAGCGGCAGCGTGTCGCCATGGGCCGTGCCATCGTGCGCAAGCCGTCGGCCTTCCTGTTCGATGAGCCGCTGTCCAATCTCGATGCGAAGCTACGCGTCTCCATGCGCGGCGAGATCAAGCGCCTGCAACGCCGCGTCGGCACCACGTCGATCTACGTCACCCACGACCAACTGGAAGCCATGACGCTCGCCGACCGGCTCGTCGTCCTGTCAGGCGGCAAGATCGAGCAGATCGGCCGTCCGTTGGAGGTCTATCACCGCCCGGCCACCACCTTCGTCGCAAGCTTCATCGGCTCGCCGGCCATGAACCTCGTCAGCGGTGAAGTGCATGGCACGAAGCTGGCGCTTGGCCCGGCGCTCATCGACCTCGGTTCGACGGTGCCGGCACAGGGCGCGGTCACCGTGGGTCTGCGCGCGGAGGACCTGCGCCTGCATCAGGGACTGGATGGCAGCATGCCGTTCCACATCGACTATGTCGAGGAACTGGGTGCCCAGCGCCTCGTGCACGGGCTCGTCGGCGACCAGCCGATGGTCGCGGCGCTCTCGGCGGAAATCCCGCTTCCGGAAACCGCCTCGCTGTCGATTTCGCCCTCCCGGCTACATTTCTTCGACACGGCCAGCGGTCGCCGCATCGACTGGGCGGGTGAAAGAACGGTTACGGCAAGCGCTTCCACGGTGGAGTTCGTGATATCATGA
- a CDS encoding YifB family Mg chelatase-like AAA ATPase, translating into MVARVSTIAFQGIEGVPVDVQVMVAPGKVGMQIVGLADKAVAESRERVQAALHASGLSLPPKRVTVNLAPADLPKEGSHYDLAIALGLMMALGAVPGDAVEGYVVIGELNLDGTIAPVAGALPAAMGANALGKGLICPAENGAEAAWAGGGLDILAPRSLIALANHFKGTQVLSRPTPAIRASATDLPDLADIRGQESAKRALEVAAAGSHNLLMVGPPGSGKSMLASRLAAILPPLTPTELLEVSMIHSIAGQLSGGRLSDRRPFRTPHHSATMAALVGGGARARPGEVSLAHNGVLFLDELPEFSPQALDALRQPLETGECIIARANHRVSYPAAVQLVAAMNPCRCGMAGEPGRSCVRGPRCMSDYQARVSGPLMDRIDIRIDVPAVSASDLIRPMAAEPSETVARRVAHARALQVDRFARLGMASVTSNARASTSLVEKVAEPDPAGLQLLRDAAEKMRFSARGYHRVLKVARTLADLDQAAIVGRIHLAEAISYRIAGERLVAAA; encoded by the coding sequence ATGGTCGCACGGGTCAGTACGATTGCGTTTCAGGGCATCGAGGGCGTGCCCGTCGATGTGCAGGTCATGGTGGCGCCCGGCAAGGTGGGCATGCAGATCGTCGGCTTGGCCGACAAGGCGGTCGCCGAAAGCCGCGAGCGGGTGCAGGCCGCCCTGCACGCCTCCGGTCTGTCGCTGCCGCCGAAGCGGGTGACTGTCAATCTCGCGCCCGCCGATCTTCCCAAGGAAGGCAGCCACTACGATCTCGCCATTGCGCTCGGCCTGATGATGGCGCTCGGCGCTGTGCCGGGCGATGCGGTGGAAGGCTATGTCGTCATCGGTGAACTCAATCTCGACGGCACGATCGCACCGGTTGCCGGTGCCTTGCCCGCTGCGATGGGGGCGAATGCGCTCGGCAAGGGGCTGATCTGCCCGGCGGAAAACGGTGCGGAAGCTGCCTGGGCCGGCGGTGGGCTCGACATCCTGGCGCCAAGGAGCCTCATTGCGCTCGCCAACCATTTCAAGGGCACCCAGGTCCTGTCGCGCCCCACGCCGGCGATCCGCGCGTCGGCGACGGACCTGCCTGATCTCGCGGATATCCGGGGCCAGGAAAGCGCCAAGCGGGCCTTGGAGGTCGCCGCGGCTGGCAGCCACAATCTCCTGATGGTCGGCCCGCCGGGCTCGGGAAAATCCATGCTGGCTTCTCGCCTTGCCGCCATCCTGCCGCCGCTCACGCCGACCGAGCTGCTTGAAGTTTCGATGATCCACTCCATTGCCGGCCAGCTGTCCGGCGGCCGGCTGTCGGATCGCCGCCCGTTCCGCACGCCGCACCATTCGGCCACCATGGCGGCGCTTGTCGGTGGTGGCGCGCGTGCCCGGCCCGGCGAGGTTTCCCTCGCCCACAATGGCGTGCTCTTCCTTGACGAACTGCCCGAATTCTCGCCGCAGGCGCTCGATGCGCTGCGCCAGCCGCTCGAGACCGGGGAATGCATCATCGCGCGCGCCAATCACCGGGTGAGCTACCCGGCTGCCGTCCAGCTCGTCGCGGCTATGAACCCGTGCCGCTGCGGCATGGCGGGCGAGCCGGGCCGCAGCTGTGTTCGCGGACCGCGCTGCATGAGCGATTATCAGGCGCGCGTCTCCGGCCCGCTGATGGACCGCATCGACATCCGCATCGACGTGCCGGCCGTCTCCGCCTCGGATCTCATCCGCCCGATGGCCGCCGAGCCCAGCGAGACCGTCGCCCGCCGCGTCGCCCATGCCCGGGCCTTGCAGGTCGATCGTTTCGCCCGTCTCGGCATGGCCTCGGTAACGAGCAATGCCCGCGCCTCGACGTCACTCGTCGAAAAGGTTGCGGAGCCCGATCCCGCCGGCCTCCAGCTGCTCCGCGACGCCGCGGAGAAAATGCGGTTTTCCGCCCGCGGCTACCATCGCGTTCTGAAGGTCGCCCGCACGCTTGCCGATCTCGACCAGGCGGCCATCGTCGGGCGCATCCATCTGGCGGAAGCGATTTCCTATCGCATCGCAGGCGAGCGGCTGGTGGCTGCGGCGTGA
- a CDS encoding endonuclease/exonuclease/phosphatase family protein yields the protein MIRTTVGRLSAPSPEERAAIAGLEKSIAAHDAHMADLACMNAVEAGGRAERAEPLPFPFTVAAWNLERCLFPLQSAEHLGATGAEIVLLSEMDDGMARTRQRHTTAEVADELGMAYLYGVEFIELGLGSETELEFCKDKFNRRGLHGNGLMSTVPLHEPFLLRLEGERLWFMDAVDQPRLGERMAIGAVINTESGPLVLASTHFESATTAVYRERQMVGLMDALDAAFPGRPLIIGGDLNTGNHADGDFEAEGLFARAAERGFTRHGGPLDTMTTRPSLITRWPERAMKLDWFLTRGLAVSQTRIVSSLCPSGRPLSDHDLITCRIDGFA from the coding sequence ATGATCCGCACGACCGTCGGCAGGCTGTCCGCCCCCTCCCCGGAGGAGCGCGCCGCCATTGCAGGTCTCGAAAAGTCCATCGCCGCGCACGACGCCCATATGGCGGACCTCGCCTGCATGAACGCGGTGGAGGCCGGTGGCCGGGCCGAACGCGCCGAGCCGCTGCCCTTTCCCTTCACCGTCGCCGCCTGGAACCTGGAGCGCTGCCTGTTTCCGCTGCAAAGCGCCGAACATCTGGGTGCCACCGGTGCCGAAATCGTGCTGCTCTCCGAGATGGACGACGGCATGGCCCGCACGCGCCAGCGCCATACCACGGCAGAGGTCGCCGACGAGCTCGGCATGGCCTATCTTTACGGTGTCGAATTCATCGAGCTCGGCCTCGGCTCGGAGACGGAACTCGAATTCTGCAAGGACAAATTCAACCGTCGCGGCCTGCATGGCAACGGCCTGATGTCGACCGTGCCATTGCACGAGCCCTTCCTGCTGCGCCTCGAAGGTGAACGCCTTTGGTTCATGGACGCGGTCGACCAGCCGCGTCTTGGCGAACGCATGGCGATCGGCGCCGTCATCAACACGGAATCCGGTCCCCTCGTGCTGGCCTCCACGCATTTCGAAAGCGCGACGACGGCGGTCTATCGCGAGCGCCAGATGGTCGGCCTGATGGATGCGCTGGATGCCGCCTTTCCGGGCCGCCCGCTCATCATCGGCGGCGATCTCAACACCGGCAACCATGCCGATGGTGATTTCGAAGCGGAGGGCCTTTTCGCCCGCGCTGCCGAGCGTGGCTTCACGCGCCACGGCGGCCCGCTCGACACGATGACGACACGTCCGAGCCTCATCACGCGCTGGCCCGAGCGGGCGATGAAGCTCGACTGGTTCCTGACCCGCGGCCTTGCCGTCTCGCAGACCCGCATCGTCTCGTCGCTCTGCCCCTCCGGCCGACCGCTGTCTGACCACGATCTCATCACCTGCCGGATCGACGGTTTCGCCTGA
- a CDS encoding cupin domain-containing protein: protein MVLKLMLAAMVGVAVRNRQAEMNAPRPLIASSLDKLEMEPKPIEPSWVIAGDPQARLSLHSRAYDEQATTAIWDCTAGTFRWYFGWDETVMILDGEVHITGEDGSERTLKAGDIAYFPGKSWATWHIDTYVRKIAFCRKEFPAPINLALKLRDRLRGGRQASGGLAA from the coding sequence ATGGTACTGAAACTGATGCTTGCCGCCATGGTCGGTGTCGCCGTGCGCAATCGGCAGGCTGAAATGAACGCGCCGAGGCCTTTGATCGCGTCTTCGCTCGACAAGCTCGAAATGGAGCCGAAGCCGATCGAGCCCTCCTGGGTGATCGCAGGCGACCCACAAGCGCGGCTTTCGCTGCATTCGCGCGCCTATGACGAGCAGGCGACGACGGCGATCTGGGATTGCACGGCCGGCACCTTCCGCTGGTATTTCGGCTGGGACGAGACCGTCATGATCCTCGACGGCGAAGTCCACATCACCGGCGAAGACGGCAGCGAACGCACGCTGAAGGCCGGCGACATCGCCTATTTCCCCGGCAAGAGCTGGGCGACCTGGCACATCGACACCTACGTGCGCAAGATCGCCTTCTGCCGCAAGGAATTCCCGGCTCCGATCAATCTCGCCCTGAAGCTGCGTGATCGCCTGCGCGGTGGCCGGCAGGCCTCCGGCGGACTGGCCGCTTAA
- the dut gene encoding dUTP diphosphatase, whose translation MNAHAPSKPTLSLVRLPHGAEIELPAYETAGAAGMDLRAAVETDAPLTLAPGKRALVPTGFVFEIPLGYEGQIRPRSGLAFKNGITCLNTPGTVDSDYRGEVKVLLANLGEEPFVIERGMRIAQMVIAPVTQVVVREAAETSETTRGAGGFGSTGVR comes from the coding sequence ATGAACGCGCACGCCCCTTCGAAGCCCACCCTTTCCCTCGTCCGCCTGCCGCATGGCGCGGAAATCGAGCTCCCCGCCTACGAGACCGCAGGTGCTGCCGGCATGGACCTGCGCGCCGCTGTCGAGACCGACGCGCCGCTGACGTTGGCGCCTGGAAAGCGCGCGCTCGTGCCAACCGGCTTCGTGTTCGAAATCCCGCTCGGCTACGAGGGCCAGATCCGCCCCCGCTCCGGCCTCGCCTTCAAGAACGGCATCACCTGCCTTAACACACCCGGCACCGTCGACAGCGACTATCGCGGCGAAGTGAAGGTGCTGCTGGCCAATCTTGGCGAGGAGCCGTTCGTCATCGAACGCGGCATGCGCATTGCCCAGATGGTGATCGCCCCTGTCACGCAGGTTGTTGTCCGCGAGGCGGCGGAAACGAGCGAAACCACCCGCGGCGCTGGCGGCTTCGGCTCGACCGGCGTTCGCTGA
- a CDS encoding peptide chain release factor 3 translates to MAETLAEAVSRRRTFAIIAHPDAGKTTLTEKLLLFGGAIQLAGEVKAKKDRIQTRSDWMKIERERGISVVTSVMTFEYDGNVFNILDTPGHEDFADDTYRTLTAVDAAVMVIDAAKGIEPRTLKLFEVCRLRDIPIITFVNKMDRESRDPFEILDEVEEKLALDTAPITWPVGRSKTFCGSFHLAEGTFRGSDKQVQPTKIDDPAIVAKNLPENERETFIEELELAQGVCRPFDREAFLEGHMTPVFFGSALRNFGVRDLINALGAIAPPPRDQVADVRKVHAAENKMTAFVFKIQANMDPNHRDRIAFARVCSGMLERGMKVRLARTGKQIGLSAPQFFFASQRQLADTAYAGDVVGIPNHGTLRIGDTLTEGEALVFEGVPNFAPEILRRVRLEDAMKAKKLKEALQQMAEEGVVQLFSPEDGSPAIVGVVGALQLDVLKERLQGEYGLPVSFEMSRFSVCRWISSDSPAELDKFVTQRRGDIARDLDGDPVFLAQDAFSLRYEAERYPAIKMVAIKEYHVTKA, encoded by the coding sequence ATGGCCGAAACCCTTGCCGAGGCGGTCTCCCGCCGCCGCACCTTCGCGATCATCGCGCACCCGGATGCTGGTAAAACCACTCTCACCGAAAAGCTGCTTCTGTTCGGCGGCGCCATCCAGCTCGCCGGCGAAGTGAAGGCGAAGAAGGACCGCATCCAGACCCGTTCGGACTGGATGAAGATCGAGCGCGAGCGCGGCATCTCGGTCGTGACCTCGGTGATGACCTTCGAATATGACGGCAACGTCTTCAACATTCTCGATACGCCCGGCCACGAAGACTTCGCCGACGACACCTACCGCACGCTGACGGCGGTGGATGCAGCCGTCATGGTCATCGACGCGGCAAAAGGTATCGAGCCGCGCACGCTAAAACTGTTCGAGGTCTGCCGCCTGCGCGACATCCCGATCATTACGTTCGTCAACAAGATGGACCGCGAGAGCCGCGATCCCTTCGAGATCCTCGACGAGGTCGAGGAGAAGCTGGCGCTCGATACCGCGCCGATCACGTGGCCCGTCGGCCGCTCGAAGACCTTCTGCGGCTCCTTCCATCTCGCCGAAGGCACGTTCCGCGGCTCTGACAAGCAGGTGCAGCCGACGAAGATCGACGACCCCGCGATCGTCGCCAAGAACCTGCCGGAAAACGAGCGCGAGACCTTCATCGAGGAACTCGAGCTTGCCCAAGGGGTTTGCCGGCCGTTCGATCGCGAGGCCTTCCTCGAGGGCCACATGACGCCTGTCTTCTTTGGCTCGGCGCTGCGCAATTTCGGCGTGCGCGATCTGATCAACGCGCTCGGCGCCATCGCCCCGCCGCCGCGTGACCAGGTTGCCGACGTGCGCAAGGTGCATGCGGCCGAAAACAAGATGACCGCCTTCGTCTTCAAGATCCAGGCGAACATGGACCCGAACCACCGCGACCGCATCGCCTTTGCCCGCGTCTGCTCCGGCATGCTGGAACGCGGCATGAAGGTGCGCCTTGCCCGCACGGGCAAGCAGATCGGCCTGTCGGCGCCGCAGTTCTTCTTCGCTTCGCAGCGCCAGCTGGCCGACACGGCCTATGCCGGCGACGTGGTGGGTATTCCGAACCACGGCACCTTGCGCATCGGCGATACGCTGACCGAAGGCGAGGCGCTGGTCTTCGAAGGCGTGCCGAACTTCGCGCCGGAAATTCTCCGTCGCGTGCGGCTGGAAGACGCGATGAAGGCGAAGAAGCTGAAGGAAGCGCTCCAGCAGATGGCGGAAGAGGGCGTTGTGCAGCTCTTCTCGCCGGAAGACGGCTCGCCCGCCATTGTCGGCGTCGTCGGTGCACTGCAGCTCGACGTCTTGAAGGAGCGGCTTCAGGGGGAATACGGCCTGCCAGTCTCCTTCGAAATGTCGCGCTTCTCCGTCTGCCGCTGGATTTCGTCCGACAGTCCGGCCGAACTCGACAAATTCGTCACCCAGCGCCGCGGCGATATCGCCCGCGACCTCGATGGCGATCCGGTGTTCCTGGCGCAGGATGCCTTCTCGCTGCGCTACGAGGCAGAGCGCTATCCGGCGATCAAGATGGTGGCCATCAAGGAATATCACGTCACCAAGGCGTGA
- the cysK gene encoding cysteine synthase A — MTDTRKPGRGRIYTSITETIGDTPIVRLDKFAKEKGVVANLLAKLEFFNPIASVKDRIGVAMIEALEAQGKITPGQSTLVEPTSGNTGIALAFAAAAKGYRLILTMPETMSVERRKMLALLGAELVLTEGPKGMKGAIAMAEELAATIPGAVIPQQFENPANPEIHRKTTAEEIWNDTEGAVDILVSGIGTGGTITGVGQVLKARKPGLQVVAVEPADSPVLSGGNPGPHKIQGIGAGFAPAILDKSIYDEVVTVSNDEAFENARLVARLEGVPVGISSGAALAAAVKVGSRPENAGKTIIVIIPSFAERYLSTVLFEGLGG, encoded by the coding sequence ATGACCGACACCCGCAAGCCCGGCCGCGGCCGCATCTACACCTCCATCACCGAGACGATCGGCGATACGCCGATCGTGCGGCTCGACAAGTTCGCCAAGGAAAAGGGCGTCGTCGCCAATCTCCTCGCCAAGCTCGAATTCTTCAATCCGATCGCCTCGGTCAAGGACCGTATCGGCGTGGCGATGATCGAAGCGCTCGAAGCGCAGGGCAAGATCACGCCCGGCCAGTCGACGCTGGTCGAGCCCACCTCGGGCAATACCGGCATTGCGCTTGCCTTCGCCGCCGCCGCGAAGGGATACCGCCTCATCCTCACCATGCCGGAAACCATGTCGGTCGAGCGGCGCAAGATGCTGGCGCTGCTCGGCGCGGAACTGGTGCTGACCGAAGGCCCGAAGGGCATGAAGGGCGCGATCGCCATGGCGGAAGAACTGGCTGCCACCATTCCCGGCGCCGTCATTCCCCAGCAGTTCGAAAACCCGGCCAACCCGGAAATCCACCGCAAGACGACCGCGGAAGAAATCTGGAACGACACCGAAGGTGCCGTCGACATCCTCGTTTCGGGCATCGGCACCGGCGGCACGATCACCGGCGTCGGCCAAGTACTGAAGGCCAGGAAACCCGGCCTGCAGGTCGTGGCGGTCGAGCCGGCCGACAGCCCGGTGCTTTCCGGCGGCAATCCCGGCCCGCATAAGATCCAGGGCATCGGCGCCGGTTTCGCACCGGCGATCCTCGACAAGTCGATCTATGACGAAGTCGTGACGGTCAGCAATGACGAAGCCTTCGAAAATGCCCGCCTCGTCGCACGCCTCGAAGGCGTTCCGGTCGGCATCTCCTCGGGTGCCGCGCTCGCCGCCGCCGTCAAGGTCGGCAGCCGCCCGGAAAATGCCGGCAAGACCATCATCGTCATCATCCCCTCCTTTGCCGAGCGTTATCTTTCGACGGTGCTCTTCGAAGGCCTCGGCGGCTGA
- a CDS encoding LysE family translocator, with amino-acid sequence MTLAVLLTYSGALFIAAIIPGPGITAIVARALGSGFRPTFFMGLGLILGDMAYLTAVILGLAFIAQTFTTTFMLIKIAGALYLGYIAWKLWTSGLLPQNIEAQRSTSMTASFLSGLFVTLGNPKTMLFYVALVPTLVDLEAIGLRDYGLLLAATFIVLLVVLVPYIALASRARLLLKQPKALQRLNRVAAGILAGTAAYIATRAA; translated from the coding sequence ATGACCCTCGCCGTCCTTCTCACCTATAGTGGTGCACTGTTCATTGCCGCCATCATTCCCGGTCCCGGCATCACGGCGATCGTCGCCCGTGCGCTCGGCTCCGGCTTCCGGCCGACCTTCTTCATGGGGCTCGGCCTGATCCTCGGCGACATGGCCTATCTGACGGCGGTCATTCTCGGCCTTGCCTTCATCGCGCAGACTTTCACCACGACCTTCATGCTAATCAAGATCGCCGGCGCGCTCTATCTCGGCTATATCGCCTGGAAACTCTGGACGAGCGGTCTGCTGCCGCAGAATATAGAAGCGCAGCGCTCGACCAGCATGACCGCATCCTTCCTGTCCGGCCTGTTCGTGACGCTCGGCAATCCCAAGACCATGCTGTTCTATGTGGCGCTGGTGCCGACGCTTGTCGATCTCGAAGCCATCGGCCTCCGGGACTACGGCCTGCTGCTCGCCGCGACCTTCATCGTGCTGCTCGTCGTGCTCGTGCCCTATATTGCGCTCGCATCGCGCGCCCGGCTTCTCTTGAAACAGCCGAAGGCGCTGCAACGGCTCAATCGCGTCGCGGCCGGCATTCTCGCCGGAACCGCCGCCTATATCGCGACCCGCGCCGCCTGA
- a CDS encoding LysE family translocator encodes MPEPASLVAFALIALGMVLTPGPNMVYLVSRSLCQGPAAGLVSLGGVALGFVFYMFSAALGITALLMAVPYAYDALRFAGALYLAWLAWQALRPGGRSAFEVRALPRDSNRKLFFMGFLTNLLNPKIAVLYLSLLPQFIDPSKGSVFLQSLVLGGIQVVISVSVNPLIAVSAGSIARLLAARPRWLLIQRWLMGTVLAGLALRMATEARR; translated from the coding sequence GTGCCCGAACCGGCCAGCCTCGTTGCCTTTGCCCTCATTGCCCTCGGCATGGTGCTGACGCCAGGCCCGAACATGGTCTATCTCGTGTCCCGCTCGCTCTGCCAGGGGCCGGCGGCGGGCCTTGTCTCGCTCGGCGGCGTGGCGCTCGGCTTCGTCTTCTACATGTTCTCTGCGGCCCTCGGCATCACCGCACTCCTGATGGCGGTGCCCTATGCCTATGATGCCTTGCGCTTTGCCGGTGCACTTTATCTGGCGTGGCTTGCGTGGCAGGCGCTGCGTCCCGGCGGGCGCTCGGCGTTCGAGGTGCGGGCGCTGCCGCGCGACAGCAACCGCAAACTGTTCTTCATGGGGTTTTTGACCAACCTCCTGAATCCGAAGATCGCGGTGCTCTATCTCTCGCTGCTGCCGCAGTTCATCGATCCGTCGAAAGGCAGCGTCTTCCTGCAATCGCTCGTGCTCGGCGGCATTCAGGTCGTGATCAGTGTCAGCGTCAATCCGCTGATCGCCGTATCGGCCGGCTCTATCGCCCGGCTGCTCGCCGCTCGCCCGCGCTGGCTGCTGATACAGCGCTGGTTGATGGGCACGGTGCTGGCCGGCCTTGCCCTGCGCATGGCAACGGAAGCCCGGCGCTGA
- the gshB gene encoding glutathione synthase: MAKITNVAVQMDHVSTINIAGDSTFAMSLEAQSRGYKLFHYTPDRLSLRDGTVYATVEPMELRDVKGDHYTLGTPERVDLSTMDVVLLRQDPPFDMSYITSTHLLERIHPKTLVVNDPAWVRNSPEKIFVTEFADLMPATLITRDAGEIRRFRDEMGDMILKPLYGNGGAGVFHSTKDDRNLSSLLEMFGQMFREPFIAQQYLPDVRKGDKRIILVDGEPVGAINRVPAEHDARSNMHAGGRPEPTELTAREKEICARIGSSLRERGFLLVGIDVIGDYMTEINVTSPTGIREVKKFGGADIAALLWDAIEKKR; the protein is encoded by the coding sequence ATGGCAAAGATCACGAACGTCGCGGTCCAGATGGACCACGTTTCGACCATCAACATCGCCGGCGATTCCACCTTCGCCATGAGCCTCGAGGCGCAAAGCCGCGGCTACAAGCTTTTCCACTACACACCGGATCGTCTCTCGCTGCGCGACGGCACGGTCTATGCCACCGTCGAGCCGATGGAGCTGCGCGACGTCAAGGGCGACCATTATACGCTGGGCACGCCCGAGCGCGTCGATCTCTCTACGATGGACGTGGTGCTGTTGCGCCAGGATCCGCCCTTCGACATGTCCTACATCACGTCCACGCACCTTCTGGAGCGCATCCACCCGAAGACGCTGGTCGTCAACGATCCAGCCTGGGTGCGCAATTCGCCGGAAAAGATTTTTGTCACCGAATTCGCCGACCTGATGCCGGCAACGCTGATCACCCGCGACGCCGGCGAAATCCGCCGCTTCCGGGACGAAATGGGCGACATGATCCTGAAGCCGCTCTACGGCAATGGCGGCGCCGGCGTCTTCCATTCGACCAAGGACGACCGCAACCTCTCGTCGCTGCTCGAAATGTTCGGCCAGATGTTCCGCGAGCCCTTCATCGCCCAGCAATACCTGCCGGACGTGCGCAAGGGCGACAAGCGCATCATCCTCGTCGACGGCGAGCCGGTCGGTGCGATCAACCGTGTGCCGGCCGAGCATGATGCCCGGTCCAACATGCATGCCGGTGGCCGCCCGGAGCCGACGGAACTGACGGCGCGCGAAAAGGAAATCTGCGCCCGCATCGGCTCGTCGCTGCGCGAACGCGGCTTCCTGCTCGTTGGCATCGACGTCATCGGTGACTATATGACCGAGATCAACGTGACGTCGCCCACCGGCATCCGCGAGGTCAAGAAATTCGGCGGCGCCGACATTGCAGCCCTGCTCTGGGATGCTATCGAGAAGAAGCGCTAA
- a CDS encoding GNAT family N-acetyltransferase, protein MPVDRPGLTFRTDYLDDAAAWQAVADLLDDTFGIDVTALDRFGGPDPTCTAFAWFDDAGACVANLSAFALPLVVDGVFLHAAGLQSGAVRPSHRGRGLYRDVMQAALDHCDAKGFEAVALLTESPGLYERHGFRTLPQHRFSGPPPEDGHACPVRRLHIQSDDDVTLLCRLLDGRKPVSDRFSPMRQREMFLFNALLMPDVKLDLLEEGDVVVAWRLDEHGRFELLDIVGASIPSLADILASLGISPSRVIVRFAPDRLAWDGAAVQDEGDMVLMLRGAENLRPEKPFALPPMAEF, encoded by the coding sequence ATGCCTGTCGACCGGCCGGGCCTTACCTTCCGCACGGACTATTTGGATGATGCGGCCGCCTGGCAGGCGGTCGCCGATCTGCTCGACGACACTTTTGGTATCGACGTGACGGCGCTCGACCGGTTCGGAGGACCGGATCCGACCTGCACGGCCTTTGCCTGGTTCGACGATGCCGGTGCCTGCGTCGCCAATCTCAGCGCCTTCGCCCTGCCCCTCGTCGTCGACGGCGTTTTCCTGCACGCCGCCGGACTGCAATCCGGCGCGGTGCGGCCGAGCCATCGCGGCCGCGGTCTCTACCGCGACGTCATGCAGGCGGCGCTCGATCATTGCGACGCCAAGGGTTTTGAGGCCGTCGCGCTCTTGACGGAATCGCCGGGGCTTTACGAACGCCACGGTTTTCGAACGCTGCCGCAGCACCGCTTTTCCGGCCCGCCGCCGGAGGATGGACACGCTTGCCCCGTCCGGCGGCTCCATATCCAAAGTGACGACGACGTCACGCTGCTTTGCCGCCTGTTGGACGGGCGCAAGCCGGTTTCCGACCGTTTTTCACCGATGCGCCAGCGTGAAATGTTCCTTTTCAACGCCCTGCTGATGCCGGATGTGAAGCTCGACTTGCTCGAGGAGGGCGATGTGGTGGTTGCCTGGCGACTAGACGAGCATGGTCGCTTTGAGCTGTTGGACATCGTCGGCGCGTCCATTCCAAGCCTTGCGGACATTCTCGCAAGCCTGGGGATTTCCCCCTCGCGCGTGATCGTCCGCTTCGCACCCGACCGGTTGGCGTGGGACGGTGCGGCCGTGCAGGATGAGGGCGACATGGTGCTCATGCTGCGTGGTGCAGAAAACCTGCGGCCGGAAAAACCCTTCGCTCTGCCGCCGATGGCGGAATTTTAG